The genomic window GGTATATTAGTTTTCGTTATTTAATATCAAAATATTTAAAAGAAGGACAAAATACGATTGCGGTTCGTGTGGATAATAGCTTGGAACCTTCAGCTCGATGGTATCACCCTTGTGGAATCTATGCTTCAGTTAATTTAATTGAGGTTAATTCCACACATATTTTACCAAATGGAGTTTTTGTAACGACTCCGAAAATCACCGATAAAAAAGGGATGGTAAATGCTGAAGTGTCCATTGCTACACAAGGAAAAGTAGCTAAGAAGTCCAGGGTAAAGACATCTATTCTGACACAAAATGGAGAATTGATATCTTCATCTGAAAAAAAAATAGGAGAGTTGTCTTCACCTTATCAATTGAAAATGGAGGTGGAGGAACCCAAATTATGGAGTCCCGAATCACCAAATTTGTATGTCTTAAAAACACAGGTGGTTGTTGGTAAAAAAGTAATTGATGAAGTAAATACCACTTTTGGTTTCCGTACAATCAAATGGGATAATGGTACAGGTTTCTGGTTGAATGGAAATAATGTAAAACTAAAAGGGGTTTGCGAACATTGGGAAGGCGGTCCCGTCGGAGGAGCGTGGACAAAGCCTATGCTTCGATGGAAACTACAATTACTAAAAGATATGGGCATTAACGCTATACGTCCATCTCATAACCCAACGCCACCTATGTTTTACGATATATGTGATGAGATTGGTTTGTTAGTGATGGATGAAATCTTTGATGGATGGCACAAAAAAGCACCTGAAGATTATGGTAAACAAGCTTTTGATGAGTGGTGGCAGAAAGATATCGAAGAATGGATCAAAAGAGATCGTAATCATCCAAGTATTTTTGTCTATAGTTTAGGGAACGAAACACATAGTGATATTGCTCCAGAATTGGTAGCATTCAGTAGAAATATCGACCCGACAAGATTGTACACTTCGGGTGCAGGCAATAGCGAAGACATGGATATTATTGGAGTAAATGGAGGATCAGAAACCCAAACTTTTATAGAGAACAAACGTTTCGAAAAACCATTTATTTCTACAGAAGCACCACATACATGGCAAACAAGAGGGTATTACAGAACTCAAACTTGGTGGAGAGACAATGAGCTTCCTGGGACGTATGAATTACCAAACTTGACAGATAAAGAAATTTTCTTTTATGAAGGATTGGATCCCAAAAAGTGGAAAAATAGAAAACAACGTTTCAACTCATCTTATGATAATGCAACAGTAAGAATATCAGCTAGAAAGAGTTGGGAACAGGTACGTGATAATCCTTGGATCAGTGGTCATTTTCGTTGGACAGGATTTGATTATTACGGAGAAGCAGGACTTGTACATGGAGGTTTACCTTTCAACTTATTTATGGGAGGAGCCTTGGATGTAGCAGGTTTCAAAAAAGACTTGTTCTATTTCTATCAAAGTCAGTGGACAGAGAAAACAATGGTTCACATTTTACCTCATTGGACACATCCTAGAATGAAGGTGGGAACTGAAATTCCAGTATGGGTATATTCTAATGCAGAGGAAGTGGAACTATTCTTTAATGGTACATCATTGGGTAAGGACAAGCCTGGGACAGTATGGAACGAAATGCAATGTGAATGGATGGTTCCTTATCAAAAAGGTACTTTAGAAGCAGTTGCTTATATAGATGGAAAAGTAGTTAAAAGAACTTCAGTAAGCACTAGTGGAGCTCCAGAAGTTTTGAGTACGGAAATCACCAAACTAAAAGCAGAAGATGGCTTTTCTGATAGTTATATCATTACATCTCAGAGTTTGGATAAAGAGGGAAACTTATATCCGTACGGGGAGAATAAAGTGTATTATAAGTTGATGGGCGATCTTCAAAAAGTATCCATGGAAAATGGTAATCCAATCGATCCAACTAGTCGAACAAAATTGGATTACAGAAGCTTATTCTTTGGTAAAAATAGATTATTCGCTAAGGCATCAAATAATGCTCATTCAGCTACTTTAGTGACCGCTTCTATTTTGGGAGATAAAGCCTTGTACTTGTCAGATAGTATTTTCATCGATGTGGAACAACTATCGATTATAGGACAAAATGATAGGATGGATTTAGAAGTACTTTACACTACAGATGCATCAGATCCATTAAAAAGCGGGAAAGAATATAAAGCTGGTTTTACAGTTAAAGATGGAACTACGGTGAAAGCTGTAGTGCTTTCGAATAATGTAGAGTTACTCTCCATGAGCGAAAATTTTGGTAAAAATGAAGGTCTATTTTGGGGAGATGAACACTCCGCAGATATGTGGATTGGTCGAGGAGTAAACATTGCAGCAGAAGAGGCCATTTTAAATGGTAATGCCAAAGTATCAAATGATGCTTACCGTTATAAAGGGACAGGTTTTGTACAATTTGATAAAGGCGAGGGATCGGTTACTTGGTTTAAAGAAAACGATGGTGAGGCAGGAGATTTTAGCATACGTTTTCGCTACATGCACAATAACCAAAATGAACTGCATCCTATGAAATTATACGTGAATGGAACGTATGTAAAAACATTCGATTTTAAGCCAACTGGCGGTTGGGAAAAGGAGTGGAAGTTTGTTAATACCATTGTCAATTTCCAAGCGGGGGCGAACGAGATCAAACTAGAAACCACTGGAAAAAGTGGTCCTTATTTAGACGAACTATTCGTGGATTAGTCCACGAAGAAATGAATGATATAAAAGGAAATCTGATCTAACAAAGAACATGTGATAGATCTGTTTTTCCTCACTGAACAATTTGAATTATTACTTAACAGACAGTATGAAAGAACGATTAACTATTTTATTAAAACATCGTGTTTTAATGCTTTCTCTTTGCGTTCTATGGTTTAATATCACTCAAAGTGTGTATGCACAAGTGACCTTAGAAAAAGAAGTGAAAATTACTGATAAGGCACTATACTTTGATGGTGTCAAAAATCAGAATAGCACCAATGATGATCCCAATTCAGCATATGATTATGCTTATGGGAACTCGATCAACCCTCATGGCGATTGCATCAAGACCTACAAGGAATATGTATTTATGACTTGGTATCAAGGAGGTAAAGACAACCGTCATGTGATGTTGACACGTTACAATACTTCAACAGGAAGCATAAAAACCATAGAGTTTCCACACAGACACACAGGACTAAGTGGAAAGTGGTGGATTGGAGAAACACACAACACTATTGCTATTGGTATTAGTCCAATTAACGGGACAATACACCTCGCTTACGATATGCATGCCTACTCTAATAGCGGTAATTTCGTGAATGATTATTTCCGTTATTCTTATTCCGAAGAAAACGTTGCAGAGTTGACCGACGACGAATTTACCCTAGATAAATTTGTGAAAGATCCTATTGACGGTGATTACAGACATTGTACCATGAGTGGTGTTCGTAATGCATCGAACTTTTCTAAAATGACTTATCCAAAATTCTTCTTAAATACCGAGGGAGAGTTGTTTTTATGTATGCGTAAAGGGACCTCTCATGATGGTGCGATGATGTATATTAAGTACGACGATTCTGAAAATAAATGGGGACTTTTTGAAGGGGTCACTGCTCTTGGTGCTCAAAGTAAAGGGGAGACCCACGATTGGAGTATTTATGGTAACATGAAATTCGCAGGCGGTAAAATGAGATTGGGTTTTCAACGTAGATTACGCAATGGATCTGATAAATTTCAGTATCAAAACGGCGTATATTATGCTTATTCGGATGATCCAACGGGTGCTTCACTTTGGAAAAACTATAAAGGTGAACCAATGACACTTCCTTTAGTGAAAGCAGAGGAAGTCTTAATCTTTGAACCAGGAGATTATGTAGAAACTACTCAGCAAAATATGGTTCACATTGTGGGTGGATTCGATTTTGAGGTCACAGATAGAGGAGATGAACATATTGTATCTCAAGTAAAAGACAAACAATTTAATGTCACTAAAAAGCTGCATACATATAGGAAAGCAGGCGATAGTGAGTTTACAACTGTAGAGTACAATGCAGGAAGCGAATTATATACCTCAGGAAATGATATTTATGTTATTGGCCTTAAAAACGGTAGAGTAAACATTGTAAAAACACAAGGAGGCACAAGCAATTTTCAGGAAGTGTACCAACATACTACAGGACCAACTTTTGATAAAGGAATAGTTCATGTAAGCGATGGTAAATTATACTATTACCTAAAAGAAAATGGAGGCTCAGGTGATCAACGTACTACTTACTTGCAAGTATTTGATTTAGACATCAAGCCATTTAACGTTGGTCTAACTTATCCACTCGATAAAACAACACATATTTTAGGGCAGTCAGTAACGCTATCAGCGGAGATTTCGGGTACAGCAGACATTGAAAAGGTTGATTTTAAAGCAAATGGCACCTTACTGAAATCCGTTACTACCTCACCTTATACTACAGAATGGACACCGACACAACAAGGGGATTATACAATTGAAGCTGTAGCATTTGATAAACAAGGTGAAGAAGTGCTTTCCCCAAGCGTTGGTATTACTGTTTCTGACCCTAAGTATGTTTTATCTTTTAAAGAACTTATCGACAATCAAGAAATTCCCTTAGGAAGTGATTTAGATGTAGAAGCTGAGGTAGGTAATGGCTATAAAGAGGTGACACTTTTTGTTAATGATGTAAATGTCGGGACGTTATCAGAAGCTCCCTTTATTTGGTTATCCTCTTTAATTGAAGCATTAAGAAATCTAACAGAAGCAGAATATATTCTTAAGCTCGTCGCATTAGATGATCAGGATAACTCAGTAGAACATAGTATCAAAATAACCACTCCTCAACTGATTCAATGGGCTTATACAGACGATAATCAGCCCCATACTATTCCAGGTAAAATAGAATTTGAACATTACGATCACGGTGGATTTGATATTGCCTATTGGGATAAAGTGAATCAAAATTCTTCATCATTTAGACCAAATGAAATGGTAGATATCAGTTCTGATGGGACCAAAGTACGTGATATTAAAACAGATGAATGGTTAGAATATACCATCAATGTGACGGAACCAGGGGAATACGAATTACTCGTGAATCATCAAAGTAGAAGGTCTCCTGAAGTGGAACAACTTACGGTATCTT from Flammeovirga yaeyamensis includes these protein-coding regions:
- a CDS encoding BNR-4 repeat-containing protein, which codes for MKERLTILLKHRVLMLSLCVLWFNITQSVYAQVTLEKEVKITDKALYFDGVKNQNSTNDDPNSAYDYAYGNSINPHGDCIKTYKEYVFMTWYQGGKDNRHVMLTRYNTSTGSIKTIEFPHRHTGLSGKWWIGETHNTIAIGISPINGTIHLAYDMHAYSNSGNFVNDYFRYSYSEENVAELTDDEFTLDKFVKDPIDGDYRHCTMSGVRNASNFSKMTYPKFFLNTEGELFLCMRKGTSHDGAMMYIKYDDSENKWGLFEGVTALGAQSKGETHDWSIYGNMKFAGGKMRLGFQRRLRNGSDKFQYQNGVYYAYSDDPTGASLWKNYKGEPMTLPLVKAEEVLIFEPGDYVETTQQNMVHIVGGFDFEVTDRGDEHIVSQVKDKQFNVTKKLHTYRKAGDSEFTTVEYNAGSELYTSGNDIYVIGLKNGRVNIVKTQGGTSNFQEVYQHTTGPTFDKGIVHVSDGKLYYYLKENGGSGDQRTTYLQVFDLDIKPFNVGLTYPLDKTTHILGQSVTLSAEISGTADIEKVDFKANGTLLKSVTTSPYTTEWTPTQQGDYTIEAVAFDKQGEEVLSPSVGITVSDPKYVLSFKELIDNQEIPLGSDLDVEAEVGNGYKEVTLFVNDVNVGTLSEAPFIWLSSLIEALRNLTEAEYILKLVALDDQDNSVEHSIKITTPQLIQWAYTDDNQPHTIPGKIEFEHYDHGGFDIAYWDKVNQNSSSFRPNEMVDISSDGTKVRDIKTDEWLEYTINVTEPGEYELLVNHQSRRSPEVEQLTVSFPDENITFISNKQLTYTGNGPFITEKAGSFYLEKGDHVLRFTFLQFGFDVDFFELNKIGGGYLVTFNDGTNTVTTYSKEDGTCDLPENPTREGYEFNRWVTVDGEVFDENTVVTEDIEVHAVWSRANKLDLIYNRDHGTVDVSWDTNGNIVLTAEPNEGYTFEGWSGDHDGTENPAVIPSGKDYTITVVFKEVDNAVTSIDLFEKGVNVYPNPSNGIINIELPEVEQAAYKVFDTDGRLITQGKFINKITLEIPSKKRGIYFLEIITEHGVATKKIIIK
- a CDS encoding glycoside hydrolase family 2 TIM barrel-domain containing protein, whose protein sequence is MWKLSQLKYWMILFLSVLMFQVHGQRIETRLDEQWKFVLDEDEANFSEKEFDDTQWTVLNLPHDWSFNKGVRNGGDQMQGGGYHDGGIGWYRKSFNVTKSSLSNIFYINFDGVYMNSEVWINGHRLGTRPYGYISFRYLISKYLKEGQNTIAVRVDNSLEPSARWYHPCGIYASVNLIEVNSTHILPNGVFVTTPKITDKKGMVNAEVSIATQGKVAKKSRVKTSILTQNGELISSSEKKIGELSSPYQLKMEVEEPKLWSPESPNLYVLKTQVVVGKKVIDEVNTTFGFRTIKWDNGTGFWLNGNNVKLKGVCEHWEGGPVGGAWTKPMLRWKLQLLKDMGINAIRPSHNPTPPMFYDICDEIGLLVMDEIFDGWHKKAPEDYGKQAFDEWWQKDIEEWIKRDRNHPSIFVYSLGNETHSDIAPELVAFSRNIDPTRLYTSGAGNSEDMDIIGVNGGSETQTFIENKRFEKPFISTEAPHTWQTRGYYRTQTWWRDNELPGTYELPNLTDKEIFFYEGLDPKKWKNRKQRFNSSYDNATVRISARKSWEQVRDNPWISGHFRWTGFDYYGEAGLVHGGLPFNLFMGGALDVAGFKKDLFYFYQSQWTEKTMVHILPHWTHPRMKVGTEIPVWVYSNAEEVELFFNGTSLGKDKPGTVWNEMQCEWMVPYQKGTLEAVAYIDGKVVKRTSVSTSGAPEVLSTEITKLKAEDGFSDSYIITSQSLDKEGNLYPYGENKVYYKLMGDLQKVSMENGNPIDPTSRTKLDYRSLFFGKNRLFAKASNNAHSATLVTASILGDKALYLSDSIFIDVEQLSIIGQNDRMDLEVLYTTDASDPLKSGKEYKAGFTVKDGTTVKAVVLSNNVELLSMSENFGKNEGLFWGDEHSADMWIGRGVNIAAEEAILNGNAKVSNDAYRYKGTGFVQFDKGEGSVTWFKENDGEAGDFSIRFRYMHNNQNELHPMKLYVNGTYVKTFDFKPTGGWEKEWKFVNTIVNFQAGANEIKLETTGKSGPYLDELFVD